One window of the Candidatus Obscuribacterales bacterium genome contains the following:
- a CDS encoding Calvin cycle protein CP12 translates to MSDIHNQIEQEREQARAVCSTEGASSGECAAAWDAVEELQAEAAHKRSKEQPKTSFDQYCDENPE, encoded by the coding sequence ATGAGCGATATCCACAACCAAATTGAGCAAGAACGTGAACAGGCACGGGCCGTATGCAGCACTGAAGGTGCTTCCTCTGGGGAATGTGCTGCTGCATGGGACGCTGTAGAAGAACTGCAAGCTGAAGCAGCCCACAAAAGGAGCAAAGAACAGCCCAAAACTTCGTTTGACCAATATTGCGACGAGAACCCTGAA